In Bacteroidota bacterium, the following are encoded in one genomic region:
- a CDS encoding PAS domain S-box protein translates to MDNIEKLKNTIKELEEKLVKATEKEQLLQNIPREVNSLLSNLNGFIFRCKNDANWTMEYISEGFAKISGYTAADIISNKNISYSSLIHEDDQEKVWNDVQKAINRKKKWLLNYRLVNKKGHIAWVWEQGEGVFNKKGELEYLEGVIIDVTEKHEIEEKFAKNEFKYREIFNNIIDVYYEATIDGLILEISPSIKSIVGFSRKHMIGRNTSDFYADKNQREQLISELLINKSIKNYELVLIDKNGDHVNCYTSIVLLCD, encoded by the coding sequence ATGGATAATATTGAAAAACTAAAAAATACAATCAAAGAACTTGAAGAGAAGTTGGTTAAGGCTACTGAAAAAGAACAATTACTTCAAAACATACCCAGAGAAGTAAACTCCCTATTAAGCAATTTAAATGGTTTTATCTTCCGATGTAAAAATGATGCTAATTGGACCATGGAATACATCAGTGAGGGGTTCGCTAAAATATCCGGTTATACAGCAGCTGATATCATTTCTAACAAAAACATATCTTACAGTAGTTTGATTCATGAAGATGATCAGGAAAAAGTTTGGAATGATGTTCAAAAAGCGATTAATCGGAAAAAGAAATGGTTATTAAATTATCGTTTAGTAAATAAAAAAGGCCATATTGCCTGGGTTTGGGAGCAAGGAGAAGGTGTGTTCAATAAAAAAGGGGAATTAGAATATCTTGAAGGTGTTATCATTGATGTTACTGAAAAACACGAAATAGAAGAGAAATTTGCCAAAAATGAATTCAAGTATCGCGAGATTTTTAATAATATAATTGATGTTTACTATGAAGCTACAATAGATGGTTTAATTCTGGAAATAAGTCCTTCAATAAAAAGCATTGTTGGTTTTAGTAGAAAACACATGATTGGGAGAAATACTTCTGACTTTTATGCAGATAAAAACCAAAGAGAGCAATTAATATCTGAGCTTTTAATCAACAAATCCATTAAAAACTATGAATTGGTGTTGATTGATAAAAATGGAGACCATGTAAATTGTTACACCAGCATAGTTTTGTTATGTGAT
- a CDS encoding virulence RhuM family protein, translating into MNNSEILLYQTDDGQTKIDVRLEEETVWLSQAQMVELFQTTKQNISLHIRNIFKEGELDEISVVKEYLTTASDRKQYSTNYYNLDVVISVGYRVKSHRGTQFRIWATKQLKEYIVKGFTMNDDFLKQAGGGNYFDELLARIRDIRSSEKVFWRKVLDIYATSIDYDHSLEMSAMFFKTVQNKMHWAAHGQTAAELIFQRVDSTKSNLGLSNFKGTKPTKQESEIAKNYLSKPELDILNRIVTAFLEIAEIQALNLTPMYMIDWIEQLDSFLQLTKKDVLNHPGTISHQQALRKAHAEYEKYKALKQNDLSEVEKHFLDQINVTVKKLKK; encoded by the coding sequence ATGAATAACTCAGAAATACTACTATATCAAACCGATGACGGGCAAACCAAAATTGATGTTCGTTTAGAAGAAGAAACAGTTTGGCTTTCGCAAGCTCAAATGGTTGAACTTTTTCAAACAACAAAGCAAAACATAAGTTTACACATTCGCAATATATTTAAAGAAGGCGAATTGGATGAAATTTCAGTTGTCAAGGAATACTTGACAACTGCTTCTGATAGAAAACAATATTCAACAAATTATTACAATCTTGATGTTGTTATTTCGGTTGGTTATAGGGTAAAATCGCACCGTGGCACACAATTTCGAATTTGGGCAACCAAACAATTGAAAGAGTACATCGTCAAAGGTTTTACCATGAACGATGATTTTCTAAAACAAGCTGGTGGAGGCAATTATTTTGATGAACTTTTAGCCCGGATTCGGGATATACGTTCATCTGAAAAAGTATTTTGGCGAAAGGTTTTAGATATTTATGCAACAAGTATTGATTACGACCACTCATTAGAAATGTCGGCAATGTTTTTTAAAACGGTTCAAAACAAAATGCATTGGGCAGCTCACGGTCAAACGGCTGCTGAACTTATTTTTCAAAGAGTAGATTCAACAAAAAGCAATCTTGGTCTTAGTAATTTTAAAGGAACAAAACCAACAAAACAAGAATCAGAAATTGCCAAAAACTATCTTTCAAAACCAGAGTTGGATATATTAAATCGGATTGTAACCGCATTTCTTGAAATAGCAGAAATACAAGCACTCAACCTAACTCCAATGTACATGATAGACTGGATTGAGCAACTTGATAGTTTCCTTCAATTGACAAAAAAAGATGTTTTGAACCATCCCGGAACGATAAGCCACCAACAAGCTTTGCGGAAAGCACATGCGGAGTATGAAAAATATAAAGCACTTAAACAAAATGATTTATCAGAAGTTGAAAAACATTTTTTAGACCAAATAAACGTCACGGTCAAAAAGCTAAAGAAATAA
- a CDS encoding lipoate--protein ligase, with translation MLCIYNTSIQPYFNLATEEYFIKNFEEDIFMLWRNSPSIIVGKHQNTLAEINLDYVNENEIPVVRRLSGGGTVFHDLGNVNFTFIKKGEEGKLVDFKKYTQPIIDVLKEIGIDAKFEGRNDLTIKGKKFSGNAEHVWQNKVLHHGTLLFSANISSLTEALKVNPLKFTDKAVKSVRSRVTNISEHLNHPIDIIDFIELIMNYIKSLYSDSHLYKINEKDQQKIQQLANNKYSIWDWNFGYSPKYNFQKSVQTKGGNLDINLDVVKGKINQIKFYGDYFHRSETEEIEQALTGIIHQKEAISLALKSFEIENYFAGFSQDDLINGMF, from the coding sequence ATGCTTTGTATTTATAATACCTCCATTCAACCATATTTCAATTTGGCTACCGAAGAATATTTCATCAAAAACTTTGAAGAAGATATTTTTATGTTATGGCGAAATTCTCCATCCATTATTGTGGGGAAACACCAAAACACTTTAGCTGAAATTAATCTGGACTATGTGAATGAAAATGAAATTCCTGTAGTTAGGCGATTATCTGGAGGAGGAACCGTTTTTCATGACTTAGGTAATGTAAACTTCACTTTCATTAAAAAAGGAGAAGAAGGCAAACTGGTTGATTTTAAAAAATACACACAACCTATAATTGATGTGTTGAAAGAGATTGGAATTGATGCCAAATTTGAAGGCAGAAATGATTTAACAATTAAAGGGAAAAAATTCTCTGGAAACGCAGAGCATGTTTGGCAAAACAAAGTACTACACCATGGCACTTTACTATTTTCAGCCAATATATCCAGTTTGACAGAAGCTCTTAAGGTAAATCCACTTAAATTCACTGACAAGGCTGTCAAATCTGTTCGAAGTAGAGTTACCAATATCAGTGAACATCTGAATCATCCTATTGATATTATTGATTTCATTGAGCTGATCATGAATTACATTAAATCGTTATATAGTGACTCTCATTTGTACAAAATAAACGAAAAGGATCAACAAAAAATTCAACAATTAGCCAATAATAAATACAGCATTTGGGATTGGAATTTTGGCTATTCTCCAAAATACAATTTCCAAAAAAGTGTTCAAACCAAAGGCGGAAATCTGGACATAAATTTAGATGTTGTAAAAGGAAAAATCAATCAGATAAAATTCTATGGAGATTATTTCCACCGTTCTGAAACAGAAGAAATTGAACAAGCATTAACTGGTATTATACATCAAAAAGAAGCTATCTCATTGGCACTAAAATCTTTTGAAATTGAGAATTATTTCGCAGGTTTTAGCCAGGATGATTTGATCAATGGTATGTTCTAA